In Polaribacter sp. Hel_I_88, the following proteins share a genomic window:
- a CDS encoding acetylornithine carbamoyltransferase: MKNYTSINDIDNINTWIKEAREIKANPLANIDLGKNKTLGLLFFNSSLRTRLSTQKAALNLGMNPIVMNVSGDAWGIEFGDGTIMNGNTAEHIKEAAAVVSQYCEVIAVRAFPSLTNKDLDESEHVLKSFVKFASVPIISMESATGHPLQGFTDAITIAENSTKKRPKVVLSWAPHIKALPHAVANSFTQAMQKMDVDFLITNPEGYNLNKEITKDTPIIHNQEEALKDADFVYTKNWSSYESYGEILEVDNNWMITKEKLGNAKFMHCLPVRRNVIVEDAVLDSESSLVIEQSNNRTFAAQLVLKKILENL, from the coding sequence ATGAAAAATTACACCTCCATAAACGATATAGATAACATCAACACCTGGATTAAAGAAGCTAGAGAAATCAAAGCAAATCCATTGGCTAATATTGACTTAGGAAAAAATAAAACGTTAGGATTATTATTTTTTAATTCTAGTTTGCGAACGCGTTTAAGTACGCAAAAAGCAGCTTTAAATTTAGGCATGAATCCTATTGTAATGAATGTTTCTGGTGATGCTTGGGGAATTGAATTTGGAGATGGAACTATCATGAATGGCAATACAGCAGAACATATAAAAGAGGCTGCAGCTGTAGTTTCTCAATATTGTGAAGTGATTGCAGTAAGAGCTTTCCCAAGTTTAACAAACAAAGATTTGGATGAATCAGAACATGTTTTAAAATCGTTTGTAAAATTTGCTTCTGTACCAATTATAAGTATGGAAAGTGCCACTGGCCATCCTTTGCAAGGTTTTACAGATGCAATTACCATTGCAGAAAATTCGACGAAAAAAAGACCAAAAGTAGTGTTGAGTTGGGCTCCACATATTAAAGCTTTACCACATGCAGTTGCCAATAGCTTTACACAAGCCATGCAAAAAATGGATGTTGATTTTTTAATTACAAACCCTGAAGGTTATAACTTAAATAAAGAGATAACAAAAGATACACCAATTATTCACAATCAAGAAGAGGCTCTTAAAGATGCCGATTTTGTGTATACAAAAAACTGGAGTTCTTACGAATCTTATGGAGAAATTTTAGAGGTTGATAACAATTGGATGATTACAAAAGAGAAATTAGGAAATGCTAAATTCATGCATTGTTTGCCTGTTAGAAGAAATGTAATTGTAGAAGATGCTGTGTTAGATTCTGAATCTTCTTTGGTGATTGAACAATCAAACAACAGAACTTTTGCAGCGCAATTGGTTTTGAAAAAGATATTAGAAAATCTGTAA
- a CDS encoding M20 family metallo-hydrolase: MSLEKLTANAISLLKNLIETQSFSSEEENTALLIEGWFTENEIPFQRTKNNVWATNKYFDESKPTLLLNSHHDTVKPNSAYTNDPFKAIVKDGKLFGLGSNDAGGCLVSLMATFTHFYAQENLKYNLVIVASAEEESSGPNGLNSMLTIIPHIDVAIVGEPTLMNLAVAEKGLVVFDAKIEGTPSHAAHPNDNNSIYNTIEVLQWFKDFKFEKSSKALGDVKMTVTQINAGKQHNVVPAHVDLVVDVRVNDAYSNQEIANILKEKSPCTEIKPRSLRLNSSSISKNHDLVKAGIAMGRETYGSPTLSDQSVLSCQSLKLGPGDSTRSHSANEFIYLNEIEEGIKIYVELLNRVIV; the protein is encoded by the coding sequence ATGAGTCTTGAAAAATTAACAGCAAACGCAATTTCACTTTTAAAGAATTTGATTGAAACCCAATCTTTTTCATCCGAAGAAGAAAATACAGCCTTATTAATCGAAGGTTGGTTCACAGAAAATGAAATTCCGTTTCAAAGAACAAAAAATAATGTTTGGGCAACCAACAAATATTTTGATGAAAGCAAACCAACATTATTACTAAATTCTCATCATGATACAGTAAAACCAAATTCTGCGTACACAAACGATCCTTTTAAAGCCATTGTAAAAGATGGTAAATTATTTGGGTTGGGTTCTAATGATGCTGGTGGTTGTTTGGTTTCTTTAATGGCTACTTTTACACATTTTTATGCTCAGGAAAATTTAAAATATAATTTGGTTATTGTAGCTTCTGCAGAAGAGGAAAGCAGTGGACCAAATGGCTTAAACTCAATGTTGACAATTATTCCACATATTGATGTTGCCATTGTTGGCGAACCAACCTTAATGAATTTAGCAGTGGCAGAAAAAGGTTTGGTGGTCTTTGATGCAAAAATTGAAGGAACCCCAAGTCATGCAGCACATCCAAATGATAATAATTCAATTTATAATACAATTGAAGTTTTACAATGGTTTAAAGATTTTAAATTTGAGAAGTCTTCTAAAGCTTTAGGTGATGTAAAAATGACAGTTACGCAAATAAATGCTGGCAAACAGCACAATGTAGTTCCTGCGCATGTAGATTTGGTTGTTGATGTTCGTGTAAATGATGCGTATTCAAATCAAGAAATTGCAAACATCTTAAAAGAGAAATCTCCTTGTACAGAAATAAAACCTAGAAGCTTACGATTAAATTCATCTTCTATTTCTAAAAATCATGATTTAGTAAAAGCAGGAATTGCAATGGGAAGAGAAACCTATGGTTCTCCTACCCTTTCTGATCAATCTGTGTTGAGTTGCCAATCTTTAAAATTGGGTCCTGGAGATAGTACTCGTTCTCATTCTGCAAATGAATTTATATATTTGAATGAAATTGAAGAAGGAATCAAAATATACGTTGAATTGTTGAATCGTGTAATTGTTTAA
- the argC gene encoding N-acetyl-gamma-glutamyl-phosphate reductase gives MNLEVGIIGGAGYTAGELIRLLLHHPETTINFVYSTSNAGNKLYKVHQDLIGSTEISFADTINTNVDVLFLCLGHGNSTKFLKENSFSSDTKIIDLSNDFRLNADKVLDEKEFVYGLPELQKDKIKSAQYIANPGCFATALQLAILPLAANSLLKNDVHINAVTGATGAGTSLSETTHFTYRDNNFSHYKAFTHQHLGEINQTVHQLQNDFNSEINFMPNRGNFSRGIFATTYTKFKGSLSDAKKMYQDFYKDAAFTFVSDDEIHMKQVVNTNKCIIHLAKHDNKLLITSVIDNLLKGASGQAIQNMNLMYNFKESLGLNLKANYF, from the coding sequence ATGAATTTAGAAGTAGGAATTATTGGTGGAGCAGGTTATACAGCAGGAGAATTAATTCGTTTGCTATTACATCACCCTGAAACAACTATCAATTTTGTGTATAGTACTTCTAATGCTGGCAACAAATTGTATAAAGTGCATCAAGATTTAATTGGATCTACAGAAATTAGTTTTGCTGATACAATAAATACCAATGTTGATGTTCTCTTTTTATGTTTAGGTCATGGAAATTCTACAAAATTCTTAAAAGAAAATAGTTTTTCTTCGGATACAAAAATTATCGATTTAAGTAACGATTTTAGATTAAATGCTGATAAAGTTTTAGACGAAAAAGAATTTGTATATGGATTGCCAGAATTACAAAAGGATAAAATAAAATCAGCACAATATATTGCAAATCCTGGTTGTTTTGCAACAGCGTTACAATTAGCCATTTTGCCTTTGGCTGCAAATAGTTTACTGAAAAATGATGTTCACATCAATGCTGTAACTGGAGCAACTGGAGCAGGAACTTCTTTATCTGAAACCACTCATTTTACATACAGAGATAATAATTTTTCTCATTATAAAGCATTTACACATCAACATTTAGGTGAAATAAATCAAACTGTACACCAATTGCAAAATGATTTTAATTCAGAAATTAACTTTATGCCAAATAGGGGTAACTTCTCGAGAGGAATTTTTGCAACTACCTACACAAAATTTAAAGGTTCTTTAAGTGATGCAAAAAAAATGTATCAAGACTTTTACAAAGATGCTGCTTTTACGTTTGTTTCTGATGATGAAATTCACATGAAACAAGTTGTAAATACAAATAAATGCATCATTCATTTAGCAAAACACGATAACAAATTATTAATTACAAGTGTTATCGATAATTTATTAAAAGGAGCTTCAGGACAAGCAATTCAAAACATGAATTTAATGTACAATTTTAAAGAATCTTTAGGATTGAATTTAAAAGCAAATTATTTTTAA
- a CDS encoding 2TM domain-containing protein, translating to METQFTKEQKYVLVKKRVEKISKFYKHLAIYIIVNTFLTSIFIVGDMNDGDTFKDSFYNIGNYIIWIFWGIGIVFRAINVFGLGLLFNNNWEQRKIKEYMNQQDIRK from the coding sequence ATGGAAACGCAATTCACAAAAGAGCAAAAGTATGTTTTAGTTAAAAAAAGGGTTGAAAAAATTAGCAAATTTTATAAACATTTGGCAATATACATTATTGTAAATACCTTTTTAACAAGCATTTTTATAGTAGGTGATATGAATGATGGAGACACTTTTAAGGATTCTTTTTATAACATTGGTAATTATATAATTTGGATTTTCTGGGGAATAGGAATTGTTTTTAGAGCTATTAATGTTTTTGGATTAGGATTGCTTTTTAATAATAATTGGGAACAAAGAAAGATAAAGGAATATATGAATCAACAAGATATTAGAAAATAA
- a CDS encoding aspartate aminotransferase family protein, with amino-acid sequence MPLFNVYPLYNVTPVSAKGAYVYDENNTEYLDLYGGHAVISIGHAHPKYVEAITNQVSTLGFYSNAVQNPLQVALANKLETLSGCKDYELFLCNSGAEANENALKLASFQTDKSRVIAFKNGFHGRTSAAVAATDNKTIIAPINAQQKVTILDLNDLEAVKTELEKGDVCAVIVEFIQGVGGLDQATANFFEQVDLLCKENNTLFIADEVQSGYGRSGKFFAFQHYNVTPDIISIAKGMGNGFPIGGILIHPNIKAKYGMLGTTFGGNHLACAAGLAVLNVIEEEFLMDNVQVISEYFIKIAETIPQIKQIKGKGLMIGLEFDFEVSELRKKLIYDHHIFTGGASNKKVLRILPPLNINKGHINQFFEALVEALDS; translated from the coding sequence ATGCCACTATTTAATGTTTATCCATTATACAATGTTACTCCAGTTTCAGCTAAAGGAGCTTATGTGTATGATGAAAACAACACAGAATATTTAGATTTATATGGAGGTCATGCAGTAATTTCTATTGGTCATGCACATCCTAAATATGTGGAGGCAATTACCAATCAAGTTTCAACTTTAGGTTTTTATTCTAATGCTGTTCAGAATCCTTTGCAGGTTGCATTAGCCAATAAATTAGAAACGCTTTCTGGTTGTAAAGATTATGAATTATTTTTATGTAATTCTGGTGCAGAAGCAAACGAAAATGCTTTAAAATTAGCGTCGTTTCAAACTGATAAATCAAGAGTTATTGCGTTTAAAAATGGTTTCCATGGACGAACTTCTGCTGCTGTTGCTGCAACTGATAATAAAACCATCATTGCACCAATAAATGCACAACAAAAAGTAACCATTCTAGATTTAAATGATTTAGAAGCTGTAAAAACCGAACTTGAAAAAGGAGATGTCTGTGCTGTTATTGTTGAATTTATTCAGGGTGTTGGAGGTTTAGACCAAGCAACTGCTAACTTTTTTGAACAAGTTGATCTTCTCTGTAAAGAAAACAACACGCTTTTTATTGCAGATGAAGTTCAGTCTGGTTATGGACGTTCAGGAAAATTTTTCGCTTTTCAGCATTATAATGTAACTCCAGATATTATTTCGATTGCAAAAGGAATGGGAAATGGTTTTCCTATTGGTGGAATTTTAATTCACCCAAACATAAAAGCAAAATACGGAATGTTAGGGACTACCTTTGGTGGAAATCATTTGGCTTGTGCTGCTGGTTTGGCTGTTTTAAATGTTATTGAAGAAGAATTTTTGATGGATAACGTACAAGTTATTTCTGAATATTTTATCAAAATTGCAGAAACTATTCCGCAAATAAAACAGATAAAAGGAAAAGGCTTAATGATTGGATTAGAATTTGACTTTGAAGTAAGCGAACTACGAAAAAAACTAATTTACGACCATCATATTTTTACTGGTGGAGCATCCAATAAAAAAGTATTACGAATATTACCTCCTTTAAATATTAATAAAGGACATATCAATCAGTTTTTTGAAGCTTTGGTGGAAGCTTTAGATTCATAA
- a CDS encoding 2TM domain-containing protein: protein MRPTLKKDERYLKAQKRVKQVKGFYTHLAIYCVVISVLIFINLTYEPHFHWFWFSLVGWGTGLFMHWLKIFGFNLLGFGKKWEEKKIKEFINEQK from the coding sequence ATGAGACCAACACTAAAAAAAGACGAACGCTATTTAAAAGCTCAAAAAAGAGTAAAACAAGTAAAAGGATTTTATACACATTTAGCCATTTATTGTGTGGTAATTTCTGTACTTATTTTTATCAACCTAACATACGAACCTCATTTTCATTGGTTTTGGTTTTCTCTTGTTGGTTGGGGAACAGGACTTTTTATGCACTGGCTTAAAATTTTCGGGTTTAATTTATTAGGTTTCGGAAAAAAATGGGAAGAGAAAAAAATTAAAGAATTTATTAACGAACAAAAGTAA
- a CDS encoding GNAT family N-acetyltransferase encodes MKIVIANTTHIKYAEIICETIAEAALVRGTGIAKRKPEYIATKMENNNAVIALDGDKFAGFCYIEKWGHGKFVANSGLIVHPDYRNIGLAKSIKEVIFKHSRTKFPDAKVFSITTGLAVMKLNSDLGYKPVTFSELTDDQTFWDGCQTCRNYDILTRTNRKMCLCTGMLYDPNNNNKSASKEVKESVFKRLKNMKQNLFLKHEKK; translated from the coding sequence ATGAAAATTGTAATTGCAAATACAACACATATAAAATACGCAGAAATCATCTGTGAAACTATTGCTGAAGCTGCGCTTGTTAGAGGTACAGGAATTGCCAAAAGAAAACCTGAATATATTGCAACAAAAATGGAAAATAACAATGCTGTTATTGCTTTAGATGGCGATAAATTTGCAGGTTTTTGTTATATAGAAAAATGGGGACATGGAAAATTCGTTGCCAATTCAGGTTTAATTGTGCATCCTGATTATAGAAATATTGGATTGGCAAAAAGTATTAAAGAAGTAATTTTTAAACACTCCAGAACCAAATTCCCAGATGCAAAAGTATTTAGTATCACAACTGGTTTGGCTGTTATGAAACTAAATAGCGATTTAGGCTATAAACCAGTAACATTTTCTGAACTTACAGACGATCAAACCTTTTGGGATGGTTGCCAAACATGTAGAAACTATGACATTTTAACTAGAACTAATAGAAAAATGTGTTTATGCACAGGCATGTTATATGATCCTAACAATAATAATAAATCAGCTTCTAAAGAAGTAAAAGAAAGTGTTTTTAAAAGATTAAAAAATATGAAACAGAATTTGTTTCTAAAACATGAAAAGAAATGA
- a CDS encoding 2TM domain-containing protein, with protein MSSNSRISKSNYKESFIVSLKITLIFALFFTLINQDFSIKAISYCILISAMYSFGLGFAQGIINDFLSIKWDWVEQTNARVWAGIISTIIYTVPIVLLINYVNFIIISGNNSERFFSGSFLWQHIFYIILSFGVSAFLHARDFMIEWKNSVKQESTKQEIVAKTETAKFESLKNQLDPHFLFNSLNVLTSLIGENPAQAEKFTTKLSKVYRYVLEQRNKDLVPVSEELKFAKTYMQLLGMRFEDAVQFHIPEEIKDSNLKIVPLSLQLLLENAVKHNVVSPSKPLTIKIYQEDNYLIIENNINPKEAIGKSTKVGLQNIADRYGLITQKGVKIENNNKTFKVSLPLLYKMNDSMYSDNLENNKYVKAVEKVEKLKEFYQNLATYCIVIPFLIFINLNYSPGFYWFWFPLFGWGLGLTFHFLEVNNYSVFLGKNWEERKINELMEEENKQKRLR; from the coding sequence ATGAGTTCTAATAGCAGAATATCAAAAAGTAATTACAAAGAAAGTTTTATTGTAAGCCTTAAAATAACTTTAATATTTGCATTATTCTTTACATTAATAAATCAAGACTTTTCTATAAAAGCAATAAGTTATTGTATTTTAATTTCTGCTATGTATTCTTTTGGATTGGGTTTTGCTCAAGGTATTATAAATGACTTTTTAAGTATAAAATGGGATTGGGTAGAGCAAACCAATGCTAGAGTTTGGGCTGGTATAATTAGCACAATAATATATACAGTACCTATTGTTTTACTAATAAATTATGTGAATTTTATCATTATTTCAGGGAATAATTCAGAACGTTTTTTTTCAGGTAGTTTTCTTTGGCAACACATTTTTTACATCATCCTTTCTTTTGGGGTATCTGCTTTTTTACATGCAAGAGATTTTATGATTGAGTGGAAAAACTCTGTAAAACAAGAAAGTACAAAACAAGAAATTGTAGCAAAAACAGAAACAGCCAAGTTCGAGTCTTTAAAAAATCAGTTAGATCCGCATTTTTTGTTTAACAGCTTAAATGTATTAACAAGTTTAATTGGCGAAAATCCTGCGCAAGCAGAAAAATTTACCACAAAACTATCTAAAGTTTACAGATATGTTTTAGAGCAGAGAAATAAAGATTTAGTGCCAGTTTCAGAAGAGCTTAAATTTGCTAAAACCTATATGCAGTTATTAGGAATGCGTTTTGAGGATGCTGTTCAGTTTCATATTCCTGAAGAAATAAAAGACAGTAATTTAAAAATTGTACCACTTTCTTTACAATTATTACTAGAAAATGCAGTAAAACACAATGTGGTTTCGCCTTCTAAACCATTAACAATTAAAATTTATCAGGAGGATAATTATTTAATCATTGAAAACAACATTAACCCAAAAGAAGCGATTGGCAAAAGTACCAAAGTAGGTTTGCAGAACATTGCTGATAGATATGGGCTTATCACTCAAAAAGGAGTGAAAATAGAAAATAATAACAAAACTTTTAAGGTGAGCTTGCCTCTCTTATATAAAATGAACGATAGTATGTATTCAGACAATTTAGAAAACAACAAGTATGTAAAAGCAGTAGAAAAGGTAGAAAAATTAAAAGAATTTTACCAGAATTTAGCTACTTACTGTATAGTAATTCCTTTTTTAATTTTTATCAATTTAAATTATTCTCCTGGTTTTTATTGGTTCTGGTTTCCATTATTTGGTTGGGGATTAGGTTTAACATTCCACTTTTTAGAAGTAAATAACTACAGTGTATTTCTTGGCAAAAATTGGGAGGAAAGAAAAATTAATGAGTTGATGGAGGAAGAAAATAAACAAAAAAGATTACGATAA
- the argB gene encoding acetylglutamate kinase, translating into MEKLSIIKIGGNIIEDETSLNLFLNLFSKVEGKKILVHGGGKRATQVSAKLGIESKLINGRRITDKETLEVITMVYGGLVNKNIVAKLQALNVDAIGLTGADINAIQSEKRPVTTIDFGFVGDVKKVNSNAIDKLIKADFTPIFCAITHDKNGQLLNTNADTIASTIAVGMSTIYETSIYYCFELNGVLNNFNDKDSVVKHINSETYKSLLKDKIITDGMIPKIDNCFDALHNGVKKVYIGNTAMLTKENENFTTITL; encoded by the coding sequence ATGGAAAAATTATCAATCATAAAAATTGGTGGAAATATTATTGAAGATGAAACTTCATTAAACTTATTTCTGAACCTATTTTCTAAAGTAGAGGGAAAGAAAATTTTAGTTCATGGAGGAGGAAAACGTGCAACGCAAGTTTCAGCCAAATTAGGTATTGAGTCTAAATTAATAAATGGTAGACGAATTACTGACAAAGAAACCTTAGAAGTAATTACGATGGTTTATGGAGGTTTGGTCAACAAAAATATCGTGGCTAAATTACAAGCTCTAAATGTTGATGCCATTGGTTTAACTGGTGCAGATATAAATGCAATTCAATCAGAAAAAAGACCTGTAACAACTATTGATTTTGGTTTTGTAGGTGATGTAAAAAAAGTGAATTCTAATGCAATTGATAAACTAATAAAAGCCGATTTTACCCCTATTTTCTGTGCAATTACTCATGATAAAAACGGACAATTATTAAATACAAATGCAGATACCATTGCAAGTACAATTGCAGTTGGAATGAGTACAATTTATGAAACCTCTATTTATTATTGTTTTGAGTTAAATGGGGTTTTAAATAATTTTAATGATAAAGATTCTGTTGTAAAACACATCAATTCAGAGACGTATAAATCATTATTAAAAGACAAAATTATTACAGATGGAATGATTCCTAAAATAGACAATTGTTTTGATGCTTTACATAATGGCGTTAAAAAAGTTTATATAGGAAACACAGCTATGTTAACAAAAGAAAACGAAAATTTCACCACAATTACCTTATAA
- a CDS encoding DUF2141 domain-containing protein: MKFLVTLLVAAALFISTSITAQNKTITATVVNVTSDSGKVGFALYNKTTFQKIPLQAQNAEIIDGKSTVIFKDVPAGEYAIVCYHDKNNNDKMDFATNGMPLEDYGASNNDMTLGPPNFEKAKFVVADKNVSLDIKF, translated from the coding sequence ATGAAATTTTTAGTAACACTTTTAGTAGCAGCAGCTTTATTTATTTCAACATCAATAACAGCTCAAAACAAAACAATAACAGCAACTGTTGTAAATGTAACATCAGATTCTGGTAAAGTTGGTTTTGCTTTGTATAATAAAACCACATTTCAAAAAATACCTTTACAGGCTCAAAACGCAGAAATTATAGATGGAAAAAGTACAGTAATTTTTAAAGATGTTCCAGCAGGTGAATATGCAATTGTATGTTACCATGATAAAAATAACAATGATAAAATGGACTTTGCAACAAATGGAATGCCTTTAGAAGATTATGGAGCATCTAACAACGACATGACTTTAGGGCCACCAAATTTTGAAAAAGCAAAGTTTGTAGTTGCTGATAAAAATGTATCTTTAGATATTAAATTTTAG
- the proC gene encoding pyrroline-5-carboxylate reductase, translating into MKVAIIGAGSLGQSIAKGLVKNKVVSSLYLTKRNPNTIVGFENYNEVILTSDNKEAIKNSDILIFAVQPRHLKIILEDSKDLLQKEQLIISVITGFSIDKIEAIVGSDKYIIRSMPNTAASVGQSMTCLSPNEKGKEKVAIAKTIFNSLGTSMQIPEEQLQAATVICASGIAFWMRLIRATTQGAIQLGFEAHEAHELAMQTCFGAASLLKESGNHPEAEIDRVTTPGGCTIEGLNEMEHRGLSSSLIKGINASFEKINQIKN; encoded by the coding sequence ATGAAAGTAGCAATTATAGGCGCAGGAAGTTTAGGACAATCCATTGCAAAAGGTTTAGTAAAAAACAAAGTTGTAAGTTCTTTATATTTAACAAAAAGAAATCCTAATACTATTGTTGGTTTCGAAAATTATAATGAGGTAATTTTAACATCAGATAATAAAGAAGCGATTAAAAACTCAGATATTTTAATATTTGCTGTGCAACCAAGACATTTAAAAATCATCTTAGAAGATTCCAAAGATTTATTGCAAAAAGAACAATTGATTATTTCTGTAATTACAGGTTTTTCAATTGATAAAATTGAAGCAATTGTTGGATCTGACAAATATATAATTCGATCAATGCCAAATACAGCAGCTTCTGTTGGGCAATCTATGACATGTCTTTCTCCAAATGAAAAAGGAAAAGAAAAAGTAGCAATTGCAAAAACTATTTTTAACAGTTTAGGAACTTCTATGCAAATTCCTGAAGAGCAATTACAAGCTGCAACTGTTATTTGTGCAAGTGGAATCGCTTTTTGGATGCGTTTGATAAGAGCCACAACCCAAGGTGCAATTCAGTTAGGTTTTGAGGCACATGAAGCACACGAATTGGCAATGCAAACCTGTTTTGGAGCAGCAAGTTTGTTAAAAGAATCTGGCAATCATCCAGAAGCAGAAATTGATAGAGTTACAACTCCTGGGGGTTGCACCATAGAAGGTTTAAACGAGATGGAACATCGAGGTTTAAGTTCGTCTTTAATAAAAGGAATCAATGCTTCTTTCGAGAAAATAAATCAAATTAAAAATTAA
- a CDS encoding argininosuccinate synthase has product MKKLVIAYSGGLDTSYCAVSLSKEYDVHAVSVNTGGFTSEEIKNIESNAYKMGVSTYKNIDAVATFYTKVVKYLIFGNVLKNNSYPLSVSAERIIQAIEIIEYAKSIDAEYIAHGSTGAGNDQVRFDMIFQTLAPNIKIITPIRDQKLTRQEEIDYLKAEGIDMPWEKSKYSVNKGLWGTSVGGVETLTSEDALPETAYPSQLEKEYPVKVKLTFKKGELVKFNGKKNKPEVNIEKLNEIASKYAIGRDIHVGDTIVGTKGRVGFEAAAALITIKAHHLLEKHTLTKWQLQHKEYLSSFYGMHLHEGQYLDPVMRDIESFLQNSQNMVSGDVVVTLKPYHFSLDGIVSKHDLMSSAFSTYGEENKAWTADDAKGFIKILGNQNKIYQQVNKK; this is encoded by the coding sequence ATGAAAAAATTAGTTATTGCTTACAGTGGTGGTTTAGACACATCTTACTGTGCTGTAAGTTTATCAAAAGAGTATGATGTACACGCAGTAAGTGTAAATACTGGTGGTTTTACATCCGAAGAAATAAAAAACATAGAAAGTAATGCTTATAAAATGGGCGTTTCTACCTATAAAAATATTGATGCAGTTGCTACTTTTTATACTAAAGTTGTAAAGTATTTAATTTTTGGGAATGTTTTAAAAAACAATTCTTATCCACTTTCTGTAAGTGCAGAAAGAATTATTCAAGCCATCGAAATTATTGAATACGCTAAAAGTATTGATGCCGAATATATTGCGCATGGAAGTACTGGAGCAGGAAATGATCAAGTTCGTTTTGATATGATTTTCCAAACATTGGCACCAAATATCAAAATAATTACGCCAATTAGAGATCAAAAGTTAACAAGACAAGAAGAAATAGATTATTTAAAAGCGGAAGGGATTGATATGCCTTGGGAAAAATCTAAATATTCTGTGAATAAAGGTTTGTGGGGCACAAGTGTTGGTGGTGTTGAAACCCTAACGTCAGAAGATGCTTTACCAGAAACTGCTTATCCATCTCAACTAGAAAAAGAATATCCTGTTAAAGTAAAGTTGACGTTCAAAAAAGGGGAATTGGTTAAATTTAATGGAAAGAAAAACAAACCAGAAGTAAACATCGAAAAGCTAAACGAAATTGCATCAAAATATGCCATTGGTAGAGATATTCATGTTGGTGATACTATTGTTGGTACAAAAGGTAGAGTTGGTTTTGAAGCTGCAGCTGCTTTAATTACTATAAAAGCGCATCATTTGTTAGAAAAACACACGTTAACAAAATGGCAATTGCAACATAAAGAATATTTGTCTAGTTTTTACGGAATGCATTTACATGAAGGCCAATATTTAGATCCTGTTATGAGAGATATTGAATCGTTTTTACAAAATTCTCAAAATATGGTATCTGGTGATGTTGTTGTAACACTAAAACCCTATCATTTTTCTTTGGATGGAATTGTGTCTAAACACGATTTAATGTCGAGCGCATTTAGTACGTATGGTGAAGAAAACAAAGCTTGGACAGCAGATGATGCCAAAGGTTTTATCAAGATTTTAGGAAATCAGAATAAAATATATCAACAGGTAAATAAAAAATAA